A genome region from Panicum virgatum strain AP13 chromosome 4K, P.virgatum_v5, whole genome shotgun sequence includes the following:
- the LOC120704999 gene encoding uncharacterized protein LOC120704999, which translates to MASPTKPAASDPHRADPASPPPATPRRDRRRPWSTLAILAGLPVNLALCVRRVGGGEDRGALAFVGFSHLNLLLLFGAIRRFEASPADGSPARGRARLAVWLLTATLTAAFTWRIGEMVPLRFAAAAWVGAAATVLGGFYMLFLHGDK; encoded by the coding sequence ATGGCCAGTCCGACGAAACCCGCCGCCTCTGATCCCCACCGCGCCGatcccgcgtcgccgccgccggccactccgcggcgcgaccgccgccgcccttggtcCACCCTGGCGATCCTCGCCGGCCTCCCCGTCAACCTCGCGCTCTGCGTccgccgcgtcggcggcggggaggaccgCGGCGCGCTCGCCTTCGTCGGATTCTCCCACCTCAACCTGCTCCTCCTCTTCGGCGCCATCCGCCGCTTCGAGGCCTCCCCGGCCGACGGGTCCCCGGCGCGCGGCCGTGCCAGGCTCGCCGTGTGGCTGCTGACGGCGACGCTCACGGCGGCCTTCACGTGGCGGATCGGCGAGATGGTGCCCCTGCGCTTTGCCGCCGCGGCGTGGGTCGGGGCGGCCGCCACCGTCCTGGGAGGATTCTACATGCTGTTCCTCCATGGCGACAAGTGA
- the LOC120705000 gene encoding uncharacterized protein LOC120705000, whose amino-acid sequence MAAADPSDRHHQVQGPARNRRRPWVTLAILAVNLALCVRRVGGEDRGALAFVGFSHLNLLLLFSAIRRFEASPDGSPARGRARLAVWLLTATLTAAFTWRIGEMMPLGFAIAAWVMAAATVLGGFYMLFLRGDK is encoded by the coding sequence atggccgccgccgatccCTCCGATCGCCACCACCAGGTCCAGGGCCCCGcgcgcaaccgccgccgcccttgggtCACCCTGGCGATCCTCGCCGTCAACCTCGCGCTCTGCGTCCGCCGCGTCGGCGGGGAAGACCGCGGCGCGCTCGCCTTCGTCGGCTTCTCCCACCTCAACCTGCTCCTCCTCTTCAGCGCCATCCGCCGCTTCGAGGCCTCCCCCGACGGGTCCCCGGCGCGCGGCCGTGCCAGGCTCGCCGTGTGGCTGCTCACAGCGACGCTCACAGCGGCCTTCACTTGGCGGATCGGCGAGATGATGCCCCTGGGATTCGCCATCGCGGCGTGGGTCATGGCGGCCGCCACCGTCCTCGGCGGATTCTACATGCTGTTCCTCCGTGGCGACAAGTGA
- the LOC120705001 gene encoding cytochrome P450 709B2-like, protein MTTAAMGGGTTAGLVGAALAVVLLPWLWAALAHLVWRPRAVARAFARQGVRGPPYRFLVGNNGEVKAMRAAAGSETLARGSHDIVPRVLPHCRAWAARYGRVFLSWAGARPTLCVGSYDMARRVLADKAGLFVKPDPGPSILALLGMGLVFAEGEDWARHRRVVHPAFAMDKLKMMTGAVAACAGEVIRAWEARAAAAGGEATVEVGQQFTELTADVISHTAFGSSYRRGKEVFLAQRELQHIALAAITSARRVPGMVYAPTKANVRRWQLERKVRDTLTAIIGERLDAAGEARGYGTDLLGLMLEANAGGGGGKAVMSMDEIIDECKTFFFAGHDTTAQLLTWAMFLLGTHPEWQPRLREEVLRECGGADTPLHGDALNKLKLVTMVLYETLRLYGAVSMIGRVAAADAELCGVRVPRGTVLAIPIAMLHRDEEVWGADAGEFNPLRFRDGVGRAAALPGALLAFSSGPRSCIGQDFAMLEAKATLALVLRRFAFEVAPEYVHAPTDFLTLQPLQGLPVVLKLLDP, encoded by the exons ATGACGACGGCGGCAATGGGCGGCGGAACGACGGCGGGGCTGGTCGGCGCGGCGTTGGCCGTGGTGCTGCTCCCGTGGCTGTGGGCGgcgctggcgcacctggtgtGGCGGCCACGCGCCGTAGCGCGGGCGTTCGCGCGGCAGGGCGTCCGCGGGCCGCCGTACCGCTTCCTCGTCGGCAACAACGGCGAGGTGAAGGCgatgcgcgcggcggccggcagcgagACGCTTGCCCGGGGCTCCCACGACATCGTCCCGCGCGTGCTGCCACACTGCCGCGCGTGGGCGGCGCGCTACGGCCGGGTGTTCCTGTCGTGGGCCGGCGCGAGGCCGACGCTGTGCGTGGGCAGCTACGACATGGCGAGGCGGGTGCTCGCGGACAAGGCGGGGCTGTTCGTGAAGCCCGACCCGGGCCCCAGCATCCTGGCGCTGCTGGGCATGGGCCTGGTGTTCGCCGAGGGCGAGGACtgggcgcgccaccgccgcgtcgtGCACCCGGCGTTCGCCATGGACAAGCTCAAGATGATGACGGGCGCCgtggcggcgtgcgcggggGAGGTGATCCGGGCGTGggaggcgcgcgccgcggcggcgggcggcgaggcgacggTGGAGGTCGGGCAGCAGTTCACGGAGCTCACCGCCGACGTGATCTCGCACACGGCGTTCGGGAGCAGCTACCGGCGGGGGAAGGAGGTGTtcctggcgcagcgggagctgCAGCACATCGCGCTCGCCGCCATCACCAGCGCCCGCCGCGTCCCGGGCATGGTGTACGCGCCGACCAAGGCCAACGTGCGCCGGTGGCAGCTGGAGCGCAAGGTGCGGGACACGCTCACGGCCATCATCGGCGAGCGCCTGGACGCCGCCGGGGAGGCCCGTGGATACGGCACAGACCTGCTGGGCCTCATGCTCGAGGccaacgccggcggcggcggcggcaaggcggtGATGAGCATGGACGAGATCATCGACGAGTGCAAGACGTTCTTCTTCGCCGGGCACGACACGACGGCGCAACTCCTCACCTGGGCCATGTTCCTCCTCGGCACGCACCCGGAGTGGCAGCCACGCCTCAGGGAGGAGGTGCTCCGGGAGTGCGGCGGCGCCGACACGCCCCTCCACGGCGACGCCCTCAACAAGCTCAAGCTC GTGACGATGGTGCTGTACGAGACGCTCCGGCTGTACGGCGCGGTAAGCATGAtcgggcgggtggcggcggcggacgcggagCTGTGCGGCGTGAGGGTGCCGCGGGGCACCGTCCTCGCCATCCCGATCGCGATGCTGCACCGCGACGAGGAGGTGTGGGGCGCGGACGCCGGCGAGTTCAACCCGCTCCGGTTCCGCGACGGcgtggggcgggcggcggcgctcccgggcGCGCTGCTGGCCTTCTCGTCGGGCCCGCGGTCGTGCATCGGCCAGGACTTCGCGATGCTGGAGGCCAAGGCGACGCTGGCGCTCGTCCTCCGGCGGTTCGCGTTCGAGGTGGCGCCGGAGTACGTGCACGCGCCCACCGACTTCCTCACGCTGCAGCCGCTGCAGGGCCTCCCCGTCGTGCTCAAGCTCCTGGACCCGTAG
- the LOC120702608 gene encoding mitogen-activated protein kinase kinase 2-like translates to MATPRKPIKLTLPSHETAIGKFLTQSGTFRDGDLLVNKDGLRIVSQNEGGEAPPIEPLDNQLSLDDLDVIKVIGKGSSGNVQLVRHKFTGQFFALKVIQLKIEESMRKQIAKELKINLSTQCQYIVVFYQCFYFNGAISIVLEYMDGGSLSDFLKTVKTIPEDYLAAICKQILKGLVYLHHERRIIHRDLKPSNILINHRGEVKISDFGVSAIISSSSGQRDTFIGTRNYMAPERINGKKHGYMSDIWSLGLVILECATGNFPFPPFDSFYELLVAVVDQPPPSAPADQFSPEFCSFISACIQKDAKDRSSAQALLNHPYLSMYDDLHIDLASYFTTAGSPLATFNSRQL, encoded by the exons ATGGCAACTCCTCGGAAGCCGATCAAGCTCACCCTGCCGTCCCACGAGACCGCCATAGGCAAATTCCT GACGCAAAGCGGGACGTTCAGGGACGGGGATCTGCTCGTCAACAAGGATGGCCTCCGTATCGTTTCGCAGAACGAGGGAGGCGAG GCTCCTCCTATAGAGCCACTGGATAATCAATTGAGCTTAGATGATCTAGACGTAATCAAAGTGATCGGGAAAGGTAGCAGTGGAAATGTGCAATTGGTCCGCCACAAATTTACTGGGCAGTTTTTTGCTCTGAAG GTTATTCAACTAAAAATTGAGGAAAGTATGCGCAAACAGATTGCCAAGGAGTTGAAAATAAACCTGTCAACACAGTGCCAATATATTGTCGTGTTCTATCAGTGTTTTTATTTCAACGGTGCCATTTCTATTGTTTTGGAATACATGGATGGTGGCTCCCTTTCAGATTTCCTGAAGACTGTTAAAACCATTCCTGAGGACTACCTTGCTGCTATCTGTAAGCAG ATACTAAAAGGACTGGTGTACTTGCATCATGAGAGGCGCATTATACACCGAGATCTTAAACCATCAAATATATTGATAAATCACAGGGGTGAAGTAAAAATATCAGATTTTGGTGTAAGTGCCATTATTTCTAGCTCCTCTGGACAAAGAGATACATTTATTGGCACGCGCAACTACATGGCG CCAGAAAGAATCAACGGAAAAAAACATGGTTATATGAGTGATATCTGGAGTTTGGGGCTAGTAATACTGGAATGTGCAACCGGCAATTTTCCATTTCCTCCTTTTGATAGCTTTTATGAACTTCTCGTAGCTGTTGTTGATCAACCACCACCTTCTGCACCAGCGGACCAGTTTTCACCAGAATTCTGCTCATTCATTTCTGCATG TATCCAGAAGGACGCTAAAGATAGGTCATCAGCACAAGCCTTATTG AACCATCCATACCTGAGCATGTATGATGACCTGCATATAGACCTTGCTTCCTACTTCACTACAGCAGGATCTCCCCTCGCCACCTTCAA TTCCAGGCAACTCTAA
- the LOC120702609 gene encoding RNA-binding protein 2-like isoform X2, translating to MADRYRDYAPHPSYERDPQGGYPEYLPPEGSLAAYYASRSSSLPGVPDVLRNNASLPGVPDVLRNNASLPGVPDVLRNNASLPGGPDVLRNNASLPGGPDVLRNNVAFPPRVYGYGSDGPGVVNPAVPGLSGLHAVARAHGLSPLEDPSLAGLSGLAPARALGPSILEEPSVMGRSSSLGKGVGIPDVERHSPLPNFDGPSENESNILFVDCLPTDCTRREVAHLFRPFDGFKDIRVVHKEPRRSGDKAYVLCFVEFENAKCARAAMHKLRAYRFDDRKPNSPFLKIQFARFPFRLPAAQDDR from the exons ATGGCAGATCGCTATCGCGACTACGCCCCTCACCCCTCCTACGAAAGAG ATCCACAGGGTGGTTATCCTGAGTATCTTCCAcctgagggctctttagcagcTTATTATGCTTCAAGATCTTCTAGTCTACCGGGTGTACCAGATGTTCTTAGAAACAATGCAAGTCTACCGGGTGTACCAGATGTTCTTAGAAACAATGCAAGTCTACCGGGCGTACCAGATGTTCTTAGAAACAATGCAAGTCTACCGGGTGGACCAGATGTTCTTAGAAACAATGCAAGTCTACCGGGTGGACCAGATGTTCTTAGAAACAAT GTAGCGTTTCCACCAAGGGTTTATGGTTATGGTTCGGATGGTCCAGGAGTAGTTAATCCTGCTGTGCCTGGCCTAAGTGGACTACATGCTGTAGCTAGGGCACACGGACTTAGTCCTTTGGAAGACCCATCTTTGGCTGGGCTGAGTGGACTAGCTCCAGCCAGGGCACTGGGACCTAGTATTTTGGAAGAACCGTCTGTAATGGGGAGAAGTTCATCTCTAGGCAAAGGTGTTGGTATTCCAGATGTGGAGCGCCACAGTCCACTTCCAAACTTTGACGGGCCATCAGAAAATGAATCCAACATTCTTTTTGTTGATTGTCTCCCTACTGATTGCACAAGGAGAGAAGTAGCCC ATTTGTTTCGGCCCTTCGATGGTTTCAAGGACATCAGAGTAGTGCACAAGGAGCCCAGGCGT AGTGGTGACAAGGCTTATGTCCTGTGCTTTGTGGAGTTTGAGAATGCAAAATGTGCACGCGCTGCTATGCATAAACTCCGAG CATACCGCTTTGATGACAGGAAGCCTAACTCCCCGTTCCTTAAGATCCAATTCGCAAGGTTCCCTTTCCGTCTGCCTGCTGCCCAGGACGATCGCTGA
- the LOC120702609 gene encoding RNA-binding protein 2-like isoform X1 → MADRYRDYAPHPSYERADPQGGYPEYLPPEGSLAAYYASRSSSLPGVPDVLRNNASLPGVPDVLRNNASLPGVPDVLRNNASLPGGPDVLRNNASLPGGPDVLRNNVAFPPRVYGYGSDGPGVVNPAVPGLSGLHAVARAHGLSPLEDPSLAGLSGLAPARALGPSILEEPSVMGRSSSLGKGVGIPDVERHSPLPNFDGPSENESNILFVDCLPTDCTRREVAHLFRPFDGFKDIRVVHKEPRRSGDKAYVLCFVEFENAKCARAAMHKLRAYRFDDRKPNSPFLKIQFARFPFRLPAAQDDR, encoded by the exons ATGGCAGATCGCTATCGCGACTACGCCCCTCACCCCTCCTACGAAAGAG CAGATCCACAGGGTGGTTATCCTGAGTATCTTCCAcctgagggctctttagcagcTTATTATGCTTCAAGATCTTCTAGTCTACCGGGTGTACCAGATGTTCTTAGAAACAATGCAAGTCTACCGGGTGTACCAGATGTTCTTAGAAACAATGCAAGTCTACCGGGCGTACCAGATGTTCTTAGAAACAATGCAAGTCTACCGGGTGGACCAGATGTTCTTAGAAACAATGCAAGTCTACCGGGTGGACCAGATGTTCTTAGAAACAAT GTAGCGTTTCCACCAAGGGTTTATGGTTATGGTTCGGATGGTCCAGGAGTAGTTAATCCTGCTGTGCCTGGCCTAAGTGGACTACATGCTGTAGCTAGGGCACACGGACTTAGTCCTTTGGAAGACCCATCTTTGGCTGGGCTGAGTGGACTAGCTCCAGCCAGGGCACTGGGACCTAGTATTTTGGAAGAACCGTCTGTAATGGGGAGAAGTTCATCTCTAGGCAAAGGTGTTGGTATTCCAGATGTGGAGCGCCACAGTCCACTTCCAAACTTTGACGGGCCATCAGAAAATGAATCCAACATTCTTTTTGTTGATTGTCTCCCTACTGATTGCACAAGGAGAGAAGTAGCCC ATTTGTTTCGGCCCTTCGATGGTTTCAAGGACATCAGAGTAGTGCACAAGGAGCCCAGGCGT AGTGGTGACAAGGCTTATGTCCTGTGCTTTGTGGAGTTTGAGAATGCAAAATGTGCACGCGCTGCTATGCATAAACTCCGAG CATACCGCTTTGATGACAGGAAGCCTAACTCCCCGTTCCTTAAGATCCAATTCGCAAGGTTCCCTTTCCGTCTGCCTGCTGCCCAGGACGATCGCTGA
- the LOC120702609 gene encoding uncharacterized protein LOC120702609 isoform X3, translating to MADRYRDYAPHPSYERADPQGGYPEYLPPEGSLAAYYASRSSSLPGVPDVLRNNASLPGVPDVLRNNASLPGVPDVLRNNASLPGGPDVLRNNASLPGGPDVLRNNVAFPPRVYGYGSDGPGVVNPAVPGLSGLHAVARAHGLSPLEDPSLAGLSGLAPARALGPSILEEPSVMGRSSSLGKGVGIPDVERHSPLPNFDGPSENESNILFVDCLPTDCTRREVAHLFRPFDGFKDIRVVHKEPRRSGDKAYVLCFVEFENAKCARAAMHKLREYAYRETLYLCHPECCLEILAIHGYC from the exons ATGGCAGATCGCTATCGCGACTACGCCCCTCACCCCTCCTACGAAAGAG CAGATCCACAGGGTGGTTATCCTGAGTATCTTCCAcctgagggctctttagcagcTTATTATGCTTCAAGATCTTCTAGTCTACCGGGTGTACCAGATGTTCTTAGAAACAATGCAAGTCTACCGGGTGTACCAGATGTTCTTAGAAACAATGCAAGTCTACCGGGCGTACCAGATGTTCTTAGAAACAATGCAAGTCTACCGGGTGGACCAGATGTTCTTAGAAACAATGCAAGTCTACCGGGTGGACCAGATGTTCTTAGAAACAAT GTAGCGTTTCCACCAAGGGTTTATGGTTATGGTTCGGATGGTCCAGGAGTAGTTAATCCTGCTGTGCCTGGCCTAAGTGGACTACATGCTGTAGCTAGGGCACACGGACTTAGTCCTTTGGAAGACCCATCTTTGGCTGGGCTGAGTGGACTAGCTCCAGCCAGGGCACTGGGACCTAGTATTTTGGAAGAACCGTCTGTAATGGGGAGAAGTTCATCTCTAGGCAAAGGTGTTGGTATTCCAGATGTGGAGCGCCACAGTCCACTTCCAAACTTTGACGGGCCATCAGAAAATGAATCCAACATTCTTTTTGTTGATTGTCTCCCTACTGATTGCACAAGGAGAGAAGTAGCCC ATTTGTTTCGGCCCTTCGATGGTTTCAAGGACATCAGAGTAGTGCACAAGGAGCCCAGGCGT AGTGGTGACAAGGCTTATGTCCTGTGCTTTGTGGAGTTTGAGAATGCAAAATGTGCACGCGCTGCTATGCATAAACTCCGAG aatatGCATATCGGGAGACTTTATATTTATGCCATCCTGAATGCTGTCTTGAAATACTTGCTATCCATGGATACTGCTGA
- the LOC120704962 gene encoding immediate early response gene 5 protein-like yields MLASVADPPADRRASAFRRFPPGCGRRTNAAARLPPRHPLQATAAAAASEPPLPNPSLARAANRTAPPAPQPKRARPAAASSSGAAGPGPGVGSGGEAAAAVTTARRVSAVRRYPPGCGRDVAAPKPKPPASARRVSAVRRFPPGCGRGVAAPEPPASVGEGKGEAGAGETTAVQCDSYATARPCDPEEFSSNGVVQNEGGGDAGAQEGADGKPWAVTGLMAVPFLPSAQYGSRS; encoded by the coding sequence ATGCTCGCCAGCGTCGCCGACCCTCCCGCCGATCGCCGCGCGTCCGCCTTCCGCCGGTTCCCGCCGGGCTGCGGTCGCCGCACCAATGCCGCCGCGAGGCTTCCCCCTCGACATCCGCTTCaggcaaccgccgccgccgccgcatccgaaCCCCCGCTTCCGAACCCCTCCCTCGCGCGCGCGGCcaacagaaccgccccaccggCACCGCAGCCAAAGCGAGCCCGCcccgcggccgcctcctcctccggggCCGCGGGGCCCGGTCCCGGCGTGGGGAGCGgaggggaggccgcggcggcggtgacaaCCGCGCGCCGCGTCTCGGCCGTGCGGAGGTACCCGCCGGGCTGCGGGCGTGACGTCGCggcgccgaagccgaagccgcctGCCTCGGCGCGCCGCGTCTCGGCCGTGCGGAGGTTCCCGCCGGGCTGCGGGCGTGGCGTCGCGGCGCCGGAGCCGCCTGCCTCGGTGGGTGAAGGGAAGGGtgaggccggcgcgggcgagACAACCGCGGTGCAATGCGACAGCTACGCCACGGCGAGACCTTGCGATCCGGAAGAGTTCAGTTCCAATGGTGTTGTGCAGAACGAAGGCGGCGGTGATGCCGGCGCGCAGGAGGGAGCTGATGGGAAGCCTTGGGCGGTGACTGGCCTCATGGCGGTGCCGTTCTTGCCATCGGCGCAGTATGGAAGCAGGTCGTGA